The Rosa rugosa chromosome 3, drRosRugo1.1, whole genome shotgun sequence sequence TGTGCCTCTACCAAACGATATTGTGTAACCTAATTGTAATAGGGCTCTAATATTCTCATTGATATCCTATTGATATGTTAGATTAATTGTATTCCAAGCAAACATCTatgtaatcttctatatataGACTCTTATTTTAAATGAAATACACGACAATTTCTTCCCGAATCATATTCTCTtcaggggagtgaaattcaaaCTCCTCATTTTACAATCTATACTCCatatttcctttagggattgaaATTCACACttctcattttacaatccatacTCCAGGTTTCCTTTTTTAGTACGTTTTGTCTTTTtgtagtgtggattgtaaaaatgtgatgttaAGATACTCAAAAAGGAAACATGGAATGTGGATAGTAAAATtaagagtgtgaatttcactctaATTTCTTTATTAGTATCTTACGTTTTGTCATTTTGTAATGTAGATTATAAAAAGTGAtgttaaaatattaaaaaaagaaacatagagTGTACGTGGATTTCACTTTCCAAATTTATTACAGAAAATGTCCTCTTGAGATTTTAACAACAGTTTATCAACAGCAGATTATCAAACATTATATGTTGATACACTTTAGGTGGAAGATGATTAAACTAAACAGAAAAGTGACTCTGAAGTGGTAAATGATTAAACTAGGTGCTAGTGTGATTGTGATCAAAAGCAATATTTGGAAAGGTATCCTTAGTCGGATACATTCATgatttctctttattttctgtCACCGTGCATGTGAGGCAATCAATTCCAAGGAAACAACTTTGTCCAGACTCCAGAGcactaaagaaaagaaaagaacagagaaagtagagaagaaagaaatataGTTTCATGCACTATATCATCGAATCATACACACCGCACATATACTTATTGACCGACGCATTAACGACTTTCAAGTCCACCACACTGGAGCAAGTTGGATGATTGAGTTGAGGAACAGCAACAAGAACTAGGTATGTACAGACGTTTGTCTAACTCTAATCTACGTTTGATCTGTGTTTAGTGATGTCAATGGAGATATAGTAGCATATTTCTAATATAGTCAACTCTCATTCTAGCCGCGAATAAAGGATTAGATAGCCAACAACACTTCAACCTCCATCTTCATCCAACATATCATCTCCGGTCCAGCGAACTTTGGCCACCTGATCCGTAGACAGTGCCTATCTGTTTCCGGAACAAAGACTTCAACCTCCTCGTCGACGGTGGGTCTTCTTTCTCGCTGGAGTTCTGCACTCAGATCTCACGGTTTGATTTACAGTTTTTGTTTTCACATATAGATTCTAATTTCTTTTCCCTTTGTATATCAGCAATCTTTAGTGTTCATCACGTATCTTATCTTGTGGATAGCATGAAATGTTCCTCATAGCTCTTATTCCTATTCTTATACTCTGAGCCTATTGTTTTGTTAAAGTTGGAAATTCTTATTCCTATTTCCATCTAGAATTGCATGCCTTGTTTTGTTAAAGTTAAAAGTTCTTATTCTTATTCCCTTCTAGTACTGCATGCCAAACGTGTCCTCAAGTTTGGATATTTTGTATCAATTATTTCGTTTTACGATCGAGCTTACGACCTCTCTCTCTTTGGTCTTTGATATCTAAAGCTTGTCTCAAGTCACGATTGTcttttgtatttattttcagTGTGATATCTGCTTGACTCCTGGTTAGATTTCAATGGCATTTAGTACCCAGAGATCCCTTGCATCTCTTCCTCCGGCTGAATCAGGTCCTCGGTGGAAGCACGACGTCTTTCTGAGTTTCAGGGGTGAAGACACCCGCAAGGGTTTTACATCCCATTTATATCACGAATTGCATTATTGGCAAGCAATCAAGACTTTCAAGGATGACCGAGAGCTTGATATAGGATCACGTATTTCTCCGGAGCTCTTGAGCGCAATTCGAGAATCACAACTTGCAATTGTTGTTCTCTCCCCTCACTATGCTTCTTCCACCTGGTGCTTGGATGAACTAACAAAGATTATCGAGTGCATGGAGGCAAGAAATGCAATTCTGCCAATATTTTATGAGGTAAATCCCTCGGATGTACGAAAACAACGAGGGAGTTTTGCAGAAGCCTTCACCATGCATGAAGAGAAGTTTGGAGAGGTCGACGCAGAGAAGGTGAAGCAATGGAGAGTCGCATTAACAAAAGTGGCCAATCTTTCAGGGTGGGATTCAAAGAATTACAAGTAAGCAAATGAATGAATAACAACCATCGTTTAGATTTATTCATTTCTAATTTATAATAATCTAGTcgttcctctctttttttttgtttttaacagATACATAGATAGAtgacacatacatgtatatataaatatatatgattagtttacctttctttctttcgttttttttttttggtttcctACAGGTCTGAAAGAGAGCTCATCGAAGACATTGTAAAATATGTGTGGAGAAAAGTCCATCCTAATCTTAAATTGTTAGATTCCACAGAGCCGTTAGTCGGAATTGACTCTACACTTCAACAACTAGGTTTGCTTTTAGCTCAAGAGGCTAATGATGTACGCTTTATAGGAATATGGGGGATGGGTGGTATAGGGAAGACCACCATAGCTAAGTtggtttttcagaaaatttctcaTCATTTTGAACTTGCGAAGTTTCTTTCTAATGTCAGAGAGGTGTCTGCAAGACATGGTACTCTAGTTGATTTACAAAAACAACTTCTTTCTCCAATGTTGAAGGAAAGTATTACAGAAGTTTATGATGAAATGCAGGGAACCTTGTTTACCAAGAATTGCTTGAGTAATAAAAaggttcttcttgttcttgatgatgtggatCAAGTAAATCAACTAGAGAAATTGGCTGGACAAGAAGATTGGTTTGGTGCAGGAAGTAGAGTCATCATTACAACTCGAGATGAACGTCTGCTAGTTGAGCATGGCATAGAGTTGATTTATAAAGTTGAAGGGTTAAATGATGAAGAAGCTCTGGAGCTCTTCAGTCAAAATGCTTTTCAAAAGGATCAATACGACGAAGGTTTGCTAGAATTGTCCaagtcttttgtaaattatGCTAGAGGGCTTCCATTAGCTCTTAAAGTTTTGGGACGGTCTTTATATAAGAGAGGCCGAGATGAATGGATTAGTGCATTGGGCAAACTAAAGAAAAGTCCTGGTAGAGAAATTTTTACTTCACTCAAAATAAGTTATGATAGACTAGATGAGACAGACAAGGACATTTTTCTTGATGTAGCATTTTTCCATAAGGGGAAGGACAAGGAGGAACTACTTGAAATACTAGACAAAACTTATGACTTTTCCAGTCTTCTTGGGATAAATGTTCTCATTGAGAAGTCTCTCCTGACTATTAGTAAATCCCTCTATAATAATTCACGCACCAACGTGGAGATGCATGATTTGATACAAGAAATGGCATGGGAAATTGTTCGTCAAGAGTCTCCCGATGAACCTGGTCGACGCAGCCGTTTATGCCATCATATGGACATATTTCATGTATTCATAAACAATTCGGTAAGATGTTATGTAGAAATATAAAGTtaataagaaaaagaatgatttgtgttttttcttctccttcttgaatGAGGTATTAATTTTCCATatatttattattaattttaggGAACACAAGCACTCAAGGGCATTGTCCTCCGCTTGCCCGAATTGGAAAAGGCGTACTGGAATTGTGAAGCCTTCTCCAAAATGTCTCAACTAAGGTATGTTGAATTTCAGAATGTGAACATACCTTCAGGCCCAAGTTTTCTTCCCAAGTCTCTGATAACTCTCAAATGGAGTTGGTATCCTTCCAAATGTCTTCCATATGACTTtcaactgcatttccttactgAGCTTAAGATGCCTAAAAGCAACCTTGTTCAGCTTTGGGAGGGAGCACAGGTAATTAATTAAGAGGAACCCTAATTGAGCTAAACAAGCCtggttgcttttcttttttctttttgaaaaatgcctggtttctttttattttacttaAGATGCCATGTCATTGtgcaaattatatatatatatatatatatatatatatatatatatatatatatatatatatatatatatatatatatagtactgAGGAGGATGTTTTACCCAGATCTAAAGGCTAGGTTCATTTTTTTCTAATAGATAACCAAAAAAAGAGAAACTTCGTATCTATTTACCTAAAAAAATTGGGGATGTATATTGAGTAAATAGGCTTGTGTATAAAATTTCCCACAAGAAAAAAcagagtttttttatttttttttaaagcttATTATATTACCATTTCCATGTATTGGACAGGATTTGCCCAACTTGAAATATGTGGATCTTGTATACTCCGAAAACTTGACCAAGACCCCAGATTTCACACGCACTCCTAATCTTAAGGAGCTGGTACTTCGACATTGTACAGATTTAGTTGAAATCCACCCTTCCATTGCAATGCTCAAAAGGCTTGAAAGATTGGATTTATCAGACTGTACAAGTATTACGAGTCTCCCTATGGAGTTTGAAATGGATTCTCTTCAGTTTTTCAGTGTTAAGCATTGCTCAAAACTGAAAAAGATTCCAGAATTTGGGGAACAGATGAAAAATTTGTTCCAGCTTTGGCTAAGTGGGACTGCTATTGTGAAAGTCCCTTCATCAATTGACCGCCAAGTTGGCCTTAAATATCTTCAGCTAGATGATTGTGAAAGTCTTTTGTGTCTTCCCAATGCCATATGCAATCTGAAGTTTCTCTTACAGCTGGATATCTCCGGATGctcaaaatttgagaaactCCCAGAGAACTTGGGGATGATGGAGAGTTTGGAGTATTTTCATATGAATGGAACTTCTATAACAGAGTTGCCACCCTCCCTTTCACTTTTGAAATATCTCCAAGTACTAAAGTGTCGTGGATCACCAATAAAGAAGCAAGATGGGGGCTTCTGGGGTTTGTTTGTAAGAAAGAGTCCAGAACCTTTGGGCTTGGTGTTGCATTCTCTAAATGGTTTACGCTCCTTGAAGCAGTTAGATCTAAGTGATTGTAATATTTGTCAAGGAGGTATCCCCAATGACATTGGTTGCTTGTCCTCTGTACAACAGTTGGATCTTAGTGGAAATAATTTTGTTACCTTACCTTCAAGCATCAAAAGGCTTTCCAATCTTCATGAATTCCAGTTGCAGAGGTGCCAAAGGCTTCAGCAATTGCCAGATCTTCCATCAAACAGTTCATTACATATATCTGCAGACGATTGCAGTTCTTTGGTAATGTTGCCACAACCATCAGAGTTGAGGAGATCTTCCATCAAATCACGGGGCTTTTCTTTCACTTCTGCCAATTGCTTTGGACTGGTTGACAATGAAGGCTGTAATAATGAAATATTTTCAATGCTGAGACGATTGGCCTCTcaggtactctctctctctctctctctctctctctctctctctctctctctctcgtataACACGTTTATCCTTTGGTACATACAGGGGATCTCCACCGATTAtggtaacttttctttcaatATTGTAAGTCCTGGAAGTAAAATTTCAGAGTGGTTCACGTTCCAAAATGAGGGAGATTCACTAATGGTGGAGCTTCCTCCTCCGGATTCATGGAGATCATCAAAGTGGATGGGGCTTGCTTTTTGTGTCATGTTTGCAGATGATCCAGCAGCTTCTCTTGAATATGACTATTCAGTAATTGAATGTTCATCAGAAGGGATTGACTCTCTATCCTGGCAGTTGGGGAAAAAGGGCAATCTTGTGAAAGATCACTTTTGGGTATTTTATTTGCATCGTCAAGAATATTGGAACAATACCACAGCCAGTAGTCATATTAGGTTTTCATTCCAAACGTATTGCCGTTCAAACCAGGTACCATTAGTCTTGAGTATTGATGAGCTCAGCAAGTATGGGAATCTTGTGACCAAGGGTGCATATAATGTGAAGAAATGCGGGGCACGTTTGGTGTTCGAAGATGATTTGGACGAACTCCTCAACGGAACGATGAACAACATCCTTCAGCCAACAAGTGAATACTGTGACGAGGAGGAGTCAGGTCCAGGTAGAAGTGGCGGTATCTCTGACAATGAATATTACTCTGCCGAAGAATGAAGCAAGAGTACGAACTAATTAATAGTAGCTGTTGTGCTTGATGCTTCTTTATTCATTAAAACTCAGCGAAAGCTGATAATGATGATGGTAAGTTACCATCTGAAGATGGTATATAGCTAATTAATGGTCTTGCTGGTTCTTAATTAGTTATTGTAAACTATTGTTTTGTTCAGATTCATGTTAGCCTAACTGAGGCTTTATTCTGAaagtacctttttttttcttgttagaATGGTTCCTGTTGTAAGACAAATCTTTGGAAATTATTAATTAGGTAATAGTCCCACTTAACGTTAGAGTTGCTGCAAAAAATGACTCGAATTCAATTTTGCTACAAATAATTGACAATGTCCAGGTGTCCAACtacatgcttttttttttttgaatatgaaATTTCATTAAACTCAATAGTAATtgcaatcatccttggccttctagtgggtcgttcCTTTCTAGCTTCGGGTTGGaggtgatggcgatttggagcatgTATGGATTGCCGGTGTTGACATTAAGGTGGCACTGGAGTTGGGTTTAGTTTAGTCTCAGGTCTGATGGTCCAGCTTTTCAAtttggtcgggttcgaagtcacaatgagtgtagacttggtcgatcaaaagcaggtcaggaggactctgggtggcgagttagtgttgacaaagttgtgaGTTAGGcattcactgctcctgcgcaTGTTGTCTCTGCCTTTTAGTTGATGTGCAAGGCTTGAGTCTGTAGTTGAGTCGAGGTTTTTTTGACTCCATCAGTCAGTCATTATGGAGTTCTAGTGTGAAGTCcagtggccatttctgtgtaagagatgttgccaaaactcgttgtaaccagttcattattaatgaagtttcttcttgatcaaaaaaaaaaaaatagtaattgcAATCACTTAGAATGACATCTCTGATACATCGGGGAGCAATAACAAACTATATTTGACTTTCTAGAGAAATCGAAGCATACCTTTGCAAGGTTATGGACTACTCTattagcttctccggtgacgcaCCTTAAACTCTAGTTTTCGCCATAAGAAATCCCTTACCTCTTCCAATATCAAACCCAGGCTAGAAAGATAAGTGGCTTCTCTGTTGAGAGCTTGGGTTAACACTAAGTAATCAGTCTCGAAGATGATCCTCTCCAACTGTAGAGTCTCTGCAAACTTCATGTCTTCCAATAAGGCCAATAACTcagcaaatgaaaaaaaaaggggaaaaaaaagggggttttgaccatttaccctaattctagggattTTCCCCCTTACACCACCTACTTAATTTTTTTCTTACTTACCCATAATGACTCTAATAAGGTTTTCCCttatacccaattaagttttttttttcttcttaaataCTATTTTGCCCTCACCCATTTGTCACATAGCTGCCACCCACCAGACTTCTCTAAAAACCTAGCcggaggtcgtcggagatctcataggtcaccggaGATGTTTAttccccccaataaacctttataggggggcaataaaagtttatgaaatCTCGCCGGAGgttcccaaagaggtcgtcgaagATCTCATAAGaggccggagaggtttattccccccccccccaataaacctttatggccccccaatagacctttcggTCGCACAGAAtgtgaactaatctccctaaaattagacaaataaaactttgattaaggaaaaaacgAGGTGGTTACATCAATTTAatacatttattgccccccaatagacttttattgccccccccctcccccccaatagaattttattgctccccaataaaacattttttttttcttttttctttacttaTGGGCCTTCTGTTACAAAACAGAAGTAGCACGATTTGATTTGCAACACAGAAGTAGCATCATTTTGATTTGCAACTACGAAGCTCcatccaaattaaaaaaaaaaacttttaaatCAAACAGGAGGCACAATTAGCTTCGTCTTCTTGAAAGAAATGGCATTTGTGCAATAATCGTCACCTCCGCCCAAAACTCGGCGTCGCCGTCGGCCACGTGTTTCAAACACTTGACCGCCACCACCCTTTGATCCGTCAGCTCTCCTCTGTAAGCATCCCCAAACCCACCTTTGCCGATCAGATTCGAGAAGTCTTTAGTGGCTGCTTTCAGCTCGAGAAGTCTTTATTGATATTGTGATTCCATGATGCTGTTGGATTGACAAAGGTGGCCTACATCCCTAAATGCTGGAGTAAAGTGACCGACATCCCTGGAATCCTGGCTTAAATCATGCCGGTATATTAGAAATATTCTTTTGTAATAATAGTGCTCTTGTAATAGgacttgtgtatatatatgctctgtttatggagaagaaagaaataATAGAAAGTCACCTTCAATCtgatatggtatcagagcagagatccaatTTGGACTCTGTCTGTTCCGCGGCGTTTTCTTTGCTTTTCGGGTTCTTTTGCTCCAGTTCTCCGCATCTTCTGTCCAAAATCTGTAGCAGTTCGGCCCATTCCAAAATCCGCACCAGAACCCGACATCGTGTGCAGCAGCAGATCCGTCCATCCAAATTTCGACTCTCTGTTCCGTTGTGTTTTTGGTTCCTTTTGAGTTCTTTTGGGTTCTTTTGATTGGTACAGAGAGAAACACAAGCAGAGCTATTTCTTACCTCACCAGAATTCCGCCgctgccgccgccgccgctctgcTCCGTCAAATCTCTTCTTTGGTTCTTAGGTCCTTCCTCTTTCTTAGAGGTTGCTTTCCCCGAAAATCACAGTAGAATTTTGTAAAAGTCTTGGCCCAATTCATCAACAGCTGTGGGAGTGTCTTGGCTCAATCCCTTTGTCAGCTGCCGCTCCGCCAGCCACCGCACCACCAGCAGCAGGACAGTCACGTCTCAGCCACGACGTTTGTTGACGAACGCACTCGACACACGGCCTGCCGACCCAGATCTGGACCGCTCGACGCCGAACAAGAAAATACCTCAATCTTCTCGTTCTTTCTGAAATTTGCGAGGTTGTTGAGGAGATTTTGGGTTTCAGTGGCTGAGTTTATTTGGTGGAATCTGTGGTTTGTGTTTTTTGAAGGGTGAGAACATACCTGATTGGTATCATCACGTGCTGCACTAGAGATGTCGTCCTGCAGCAGCTTTGCAACCACATTTTGATTAATTAAACACTTTGCAGCAAACCCCATTTTAACATCCTCATTTAATTAATCTTTTTTTCCAATCATTCAAAACCTTCCCACCTAACCCACCACTTGCTCCCTTGTCCTCTTCAGGAGGAGGGATTTTTGCCTGCCACCAACCACCCTCCTAtattcaatttaaaaaaaaaaaaaaaaaaaaactttgcttTGGTTCTTTTGTATTTGTAATTTGTCTAACTGAATATGGCTCCGGTCAACATTCAAATGACTTGCAACTATTGCAAGGCAGTTGGtcatttcaagaatcaatgtcCTAAGCTGCGAAGGTTCAATTTCAACAATTCCAGTTGGAGAGGAGAGAGTAATATTGGAGGAAGCAGAGATCAGAGAGGCAAAGCAACAGTCCAACTAGCGCCCAAACCTCATTTCTACAGCGTTGAAGGGCACGATCTCTCTAAGCGTATTGTTTCACTGACTAAGGAATCTCGAAGTAAAATTGGTATTGCTTTACATGCTTCTGAttttactggtagtgatacatggataattgattctggtgcgtctgatcatatgacctacgACAAGTCTTTCTTTGTGTCTATGTCATCTCCTTCTATATCTCATGTCTCTAATGCAAATGGTGCGTCTTTTCCGGTCCTAGATATTGGGTCTATTCAGGTTACACCGTCCATTGTTTTGCATGATGTCCTTTATGTACCCtcgttgtctcatcatcttttatctGTATCTCAACTGAATTCACAGAATAAgtgctctgtaaccttttatccaatgtatgttgtttttcaaaatCTGTGCAATCGGGTGATTAttggcaagggagacctgagggggagactgtttcacttggattacaTGTACGCAGGACAAACACAAGTACCGGAACAGCCTTTGGCCCTGACATTGAGTTCTGATCGATTGAGTGAGGTATGGTTGTGGCACAGACGTTTGGGTCATCCATCTTTTGGGGTTATGAAAAAGTCTATGCCTTCGTTATTTTTGGGAATAAGTGATTCTAGcttgcattgtgaaacttgtgctttggctaagagtcataggtctagttatccttcgagctttcattctagtatcatgccttttgagttaattcattcagacttGTGGGGTCCTTCaaaacattctaccctttctggaatgcgatattttgtgttatttgtCGATGACTTTACCCGACTATCCTGGGTTGTCTtacttaagtccaaagattcTGTTTTCTCTGCCTTTACAGCATTTCATAGTCTTAttcgtactcaatatgatgctaatgttaaggtctttcgttccgataatggaggtgagtttgttaatcattcttttcatgaatatttccaacaccatggcatAATCCATCAAACTTCTTGCCCACAGACacctgaacaaaatggggtgtctgaacggaaaaatcgCCACCTTCTGGATATGGCTCGGTCCCTTTtgcttagtgctaacatgcctaagtacctttggggagaggctgttttgtgtgcttctcatcttatcaatcgccTTCCATCTGCTCCTCTTCAAGGTCGTGTCCCACTTGAGGTCTTGTCTGACTACGTTTCTATCCCATCATCTAATactcttcctgctcgtgtctttggttgtgttgcctaTGTTCATCTGTATAAGAATCAAAGGTCAAAAttggatgctagagcccttaagtgtgtctttgttggttatagctctcatcagaaaggttacaaatgttatcatcctcaatcccagaaattttatgtcaccatggatgttactttcagtGAAGATGCTTGTTATTTCttgcctcctgtgactcctcCTCAGGGGGAGAGGTCttattattatga is a genomic window containing:
- the LOC133739303 gene encoding TMV resistance protein N-like isoform X2; its protein translation is MAFSTQRSLASLPPAESGPRWKHDVFLSFRGEDTRKGFTSHLYHELHYWQAIKTFKDDRELDIGSRISPELLSAIRESQLAIVVLSPHYASSTWCLDELTKIIECMEARNAILPIFYEVNPSDVRKQRGSFAEAFTMHEEKFGEVDAEKVKQWRVALTKVANLSGWDSKNYKSERELIEDIVKYVWRKVHPNLKLLDSTEPLVGIDSTLQQLGLLLAQEANDVRFIGIWGMGGIGKTTIAKLVFQKISHHFELAKFLSNVREVSARHGTLVDLQKQLLSPMLKESITEVYDEMQGTLFTKNCLSNKKVLLVLDDVDQVNQLEKLAGQEDWFGAGSRVIITTRDERLLVEHGIELIYKVEGLNDEEALELFSQNAFQKDQYDEGLLELSKSFVNYARGLPLALKVLGRSLYKRGRDEWISALGKLKKSPGREIFTSLKISYDRLDETDKDIFLDVAFFHKGKDKEELLEILDKTYDFSSLLGINVLIEKSLLTISKSLYNNSRTNVEMHDLIQEMAWEIVRQESPDEPGRRSRLCHHMDIFHVFINNSGTQALKGIVLRLPELEKAYWNCEAFSKMSQLRYVEFQNVNIPSGPSFLPKSLITLKWSWYPSKCLPYDFQLHFLTELKMPKSNLVQLWEGAQDLPNLKYVDLVYSENLTKTPDFTRTPNLKELVLRHCTDLVEIHPSIAMLKRLERLDLSDCTSITSLPMEFEMDSLQFFSVKHCSKLKKIPEFGEQMKNLFQLWLSGTAIVKVPSSIDRQVGLKYLQLDDCESLLCLPNAICNLKFLLQLDISGCSKFEKLPENLGMMESLEYFHMNGTSITELPPSLSLLKYLQVLKCRGSPIKKQDGGFWGLFVRKSPEPLGLVLHSLNGLRSLKQLDLSDCNICQGGIPNDIGCLSSVQQLDLSGNNFVTLPSSIKRLSNLHEFQLQRCQRLQQLPDLPSNSSLHISADDCSSLVMLPQPSELRRSSIKSRGFSFTSANCFGLVDNEGCNNEIFSMLRRLASQSWK
- the LOC133739303 gene encoding TMV resistance protein N-like isoform X1 encodes the protein MAFSTQRSLASLPPAESGPRWKHDVFLSFRGEDTRKGFTSHLYHELHYWQAIKTFKDDRELDIGSRISPELLSAIRESQLAIVVLSPHYASSTWCLDELTKIIECMEARNAILPIFYEVNPSDVRKQRGSFAEAFTMHEEKFGEVDAEKVKQWRVALTKVANLSGWDSKNYKSERELIEDIVKYVWRKVHPNLKLLDSTEPLVGIDSTLQQLGLLLAQEANDVRFIGIWGMGGIGKTTIAKLVFQKISHHFELAKFLSNVREVSARHGTLVDLQKQLLSPMLKESITEVYDEMQGTLFTKNCLSNKKVLLVLDDVDQVNQLEKLAGQEDWFGAGSRVIITTRDERLLVEHGIELIYKVEGLNDEEALELFSQNAFQKDQYDEGLLELSKSFVNYARGLPLALKVLGRSLYKRGRDEWISALGKLKKSPGREIFTSLKISYDRLDETDKDIFLDVAFFHKGKDKEELLEILDKTYDFSSLLGINVLIEKSLLTISKSLYNNSRTNVEMHDLIQEMAWEIVRQESPDEPGRRSRLCHHMDIFHVFINNSGTQALKGIVLRLPELEKAYWNCEAFSKMSQLRYVEFQNVNIPSGPSFLPKSLITLKWSWYPSKCLPYDFQLHFLTELKMPKSNLVQLWEGAQDLPNLKYVDLVYSENLTKTPDFTRTPNLKELVLRHCTDLVEIHPSIAMLKRLERLDLSDCTSITSLPMEFEMDSLQFFSVKHCSKLKKIPEFGEQMKNLFQLWLSGTAIVKVPSSIDRQVGLKYLQLDDCESLLCLPNAICNLKFLLQLDISGCSKFEKLPENLGMMESLEYFHMNGTSITELPPSLSLLKYLQVLKCRGSPIKKQDGGFWGLFVRKSPEPLGLVLHSLNGLRSLKQLDLSDCNICQGGIPNDIGCLSSVQQLDLSGNNFVTLPSSIKRLSNLHEFQLQRCQRLQQLPDLPSNSSLHISADDCSSLVMLPQPSELRRSSIKSRGFSFTSANCFGLVDNEGCNNEIFSMLRRLASQGISTDYGNFSFNIVSPGSKISEWFTFQNEGDSLMVELPPPDSWRSSKWMGLAFCVMFADDPAASLEYDYSVIECSSEGIDSLSWQLGKKGNLVKDHFWVFYLHRQEYWNNTTASSHIRFSFQTYCRSNQVPLVLSIDELSKYGNLVTKGAYNVKKCGARLVFEDDLDELLNGTMNNILQPTSEYCDEEESGPGRSGGISDNEYYSAEE